The sequence GTAAGGTTGTCAATAATAGAAATACATCATCAATTATGCTAATTGATAAAAATAATTCAACAAACAATTTAATAGTTTTTCTTATCTAGAGAGGTATAGGGACTGGCCCGTTGACACCTCAGCAACCGCCATAGTTGGTACGGTGCTAATTCCAGCAAGTCGAGAAATTGGCTTGATAGATGAGGAAAAGACTTAGTCAAATGCAGAGTCTATTTCCTTTATCAACACAAAGGAGAGGCTCTTTTTTGTTTCAATCATATGGTGCATGGACGACGAAAGATTCAGTGGACATAGAGAGGGGATAGACAATTGGCAAATTTACTTGAGACGATGAAAGAACGCATTTTAATAGGTGATGGCGCGATGGGAACATTGCTGTACACAAACGGGGTAGATCGTTGTTTTGAGGAATTAAACCTGACACATCCTGAACGAGTGCTCCACGTTCATCAAGCTTACATCGAGGCAGGGGCGGATGTGATTCAAACCAATACATATGGCGCCAACTATATAAAATTAGCACGTTATGGACTAGAAAATAGTGTTGAAAAAATCAATAAGACGGCTGTTGATATTGCGAAAAAAGCTGCCGGTAAAAATACGTTTATTCTCGGAACAATTGGCGGTATTCATGGTTCGAAAACGCTGATAGGTACAAAGGAAGAAATTGAGCAGAGCTTTAAGCAACAGCTACAATGCCTACTTACTGAAGGTGTGGACGGCATTCTATTAGAAACTTATTACGATTTTGATGAATTAACAACCGTGCTCAATATTGCACGTCAAGCAACAGATATCCCGATTATTACAAATGTCTCGATGCATGAAGCAGGCGTGCTACAAAATGGTTTGGCACTCGCGGATGCCCTGCAACAGCTGGAAGCATTAGGTGCTGACGTTGTTGGAGTCAATTGTGGATCAGGGCCTTATCATATACTGAAAGCATTAGAGGAAGTTCCATTGCCAAAGAAAGCCTTATTGGCTGCGTATCCGAATGCGAGTTTCCCGAGCTATACAGATGGCAAATTGACGTATGAAAATGAACCCGATTATTTCGGCAAACTGGCGCTTAATTTCCGTGAGGAAGGTGTCGGTTTACTAGGGGGATGCTGTGGTACGACTCCGGCGCATATTCGCGCATTGGTAGAGGGCTTAACGAATCGTGCGCATGTGCAAGACAAACAAGTGAAAGCGCATGATGCGAAAGTGAATGTGACGGATTCGAAGGCACTCGACAAACCAACTTTGCTTGAAACGGTGCAAAAGAGACATTCGATAATTGTAGAGTTGGATGCGCCGAAGCATTTAAATACGGCTACATTTTTTGAAGGGGCACAGGCGCTTCATGATGTAGGTGTGGACGCCATTACATTAGCGGATAATTCCCTGGCATCACCAAGAATTTGTAATGCCTCGATGGGGTCATTGGTGAAACAAAGAATTGGCGCAACACCACTTGTTCATATCACGTGTCGTGATCGAAACCTCATTGGCTTGCAGTCGCATCTTATGGGCTTGCATACAATGGGCATTACAGAATTACTGGCGATTACAGGAGATCCAACGAAAATCGGTGATTTCCCAGGCGCAACATCCGTTTTTGATATGACTTCATTTGAATTAATTTCAATGATTAAGCAGTTTAATGAGGGAATATCATGGTCTGGTAAGTCATTGCAACAGAAAACATCCTTTACAGTGGCAGCGGCGTTTAACCCGAATGTGCGTCATATCGACCGTGCTGTGCAAAGAATGGAGAGGAAAATCGAAGCGGGTGCAGATTATTTCATTACCCAACCGGTTTATAGTCCAGAGAAAATTATTGAGTTGTATGAGGCAACAAAACATATTCAGTCACCTATTTATATTGGAATTATGCCGCTAACTTCGTCACAAAATGCAGAGTTTCTTCACAATGAAGTGCCGGGCATTAAACTGACAGATGAAGTCCGGGCAAGAATGGGACTGTTTGCGGGAGATCGTGAGCAATCGACGCGAGAAGGCATAGCCCTTGCGAAGGAATTGATAGATGTGGCGTTAGAGCATTTCCATGGAATCTATTTAATCACGCCGTTTATGCGTTATGATATGACGGTCGATTTGACGAAATATATCAATGAAAAAGTGGGCGCGGGTGTGACGAAAAAAGTAGAACAAGCAGGTAGTGTTGTCTACTGAATAAATTGGAAGGTATCGCCATATCTTCTGTAGAAAAGAGAGTGTTGAATCTATGCGATTCAGTGCTCTCTTTTTACAATCACTTGGCACAGCTTCTTAACACGTTTTGAATTATACTAGTTTATAAGTTGAATATGGAGGGAGTACTATGGACGAACTAACGAATTTCAGGATAGGGGTAAATCCAACAATCGATGAATATCAACTCATTTGGGAAAATACCAATGATGCTATTTTAATATTACGCAATGATGGTGCAATTGTTCAAGCAAATCCTGCTTTAAAGGACATCTTAGGTTGGAGTCTGGTGGAAGTTGAAGGGGTTTCAAGACCGCCATTTTTTATGGACGACTTTACGTCAGCAGATCATCAGAAGCAACTCAATGTTTTGAGAAAAGGCGAGAGTACGCTTTATTTTGAAACGAAACGTAAGCATAAGGATGGCACCATAAAAGATGTGTTGGCCTCCTATCGTGCTATTAATAAGGATGATGTGTTAGCTGTCGCGATGTATAAAGACATTACGAGGGAAAAGCATACGCAACGTCAGCTGACCGTTACTGAGAGCTGTTACAGAACTTTAGTAGAATATTCTCCGGATGCAATTTTAGTGCAAAATGATGATGCGCTAACTTTTGCTAATCCAGAGGCGGTTAAACTTCTTGGCGCTAAAAATGTAGATCAGCTCATCGGCAAGGCAATCTGGGATTTTATTGAACCGACGGATGAGGAAGATAGGAGTCGAGTCATTGATGCATTGAAAAGTTTAGAAGCGGTGAAAACGGAGCCGATGATTGAAAAGCTTGTTCGATTTGATGGCACAACAATATGGGTAGAAATGATTGCAATCCCCGTTCAGCATGAGGGAGAGAGGGTCATTCAGGCTATATTGCGAGATATAACGGTTCGGAAATATTATGAGGATCAGTTAACGTATATGGCTACCTATGATCCGATGACAGGGGTTGTCAATAGAAGCTCATTCATTGATGCGCTGGAGAAAGCTGTTGAACAAAAGGATGCCTTTGCAGTGTTATATCTCGATTTGGATAAATTTAAGACCATCAATGATTCGCTAGGACATGCTGTTGGGGATGAACTGCTTATCCAATTTGCGGGTAAGATGACAGACAATATTCGTAGTGAAGATGTAGTCGGTCGAATCGGTGGCGATGAATTTCTTATTTTATTGCAAGATATGAATCCACAAAAAGTAGAGAAAATTGTAAGTAGAATGTTGAAGCATTTTAGTGAGCCCTATGTAATTGCAGGACAAGAAGTGTTGGCGACGTCTAGTATTGGTATTGCGATGTATCCAGCAGACGGTGCTGATGTGGCAACATTAATGGATAACGCTGACCAAGCCTTGTACAAGGCTAAGGAAAAACGCAATCACTTTGAATTTTACCGGGCGTAAGAAAAAAAGGCCGATGAGTCATACTCATCGGTCTTTATTTTGTGAATTTGCATGAAGCAGTTCAATTGAAGGTTTATCAGTTTAGTTATATACTGATAAAAGAAGTTAATAATTTAGAGGTGAAAGCATGACAGAACCAATTCTTGATAAGACATTTTTGTCGGCCAGAAACAAGCGTCTCGGTCTTCTTGTGTGGTTCCGGTTATCCCGATTTTACAATTTAAGCATGCGCCAAACAAATCAGCATCTAAAGCAATGGGATTTATCGACCGCCCAGTTCGATGTACTTGTTCAAATTGGTTTGCATCAGCCGATTACGCAGCAACAATTGGCTGGAAAACTGGAAGTCACAAAAGGTAATATCGCACAACTGCTAAAAAAGATGGAAGCACTTGGTTGGATTACGCGTGACCAACAGTGGAAAACGAAATATATTTCATTAACAGAGGCAGGCTGCTGTTTATATGCAGAAGTCGTTCCTCAACAAGAACAGTTCCAAGCATCTCAGTTTTGTGGACTGAATCGTGAGGAACAGGTGCAACTACTGAATCTACTCAAAAAAATTCAACGAACGATTGAAAACGAGGAGGAGTAAGTATGATTTCGAGAGGCATTAGAAGTGTAAGAGATGTTGTTTTCCAAGAAAATTCACTGACACATAAAGTGGGATTGGTTATTGAGCCGGGTAATTGGGAGGAAGCCGATCCATTTCTATTGATGGCGGAGGACTTTTTTGTACGCGGCACATTTGGTATGCACCCGCATCGTGGCATTGAAACGGTGACATATGTCATTGAAGGCAAGCTAGAGCATTCGGACAATAAAACCGGTGATGGGGAGCTGCTACCAGGTGATGTTCAGTGGATGACTGCGGGACGAGGAATCATTCATACAGAAGATCCGGCTGTCGGTGATACTGTTCGTTCCTTGCAACTATGGGTCAATCTTCCGAGTGATAAAAAAATGACGGAGCCACGCTATCAAAATATGCGCGCGCAAGATATGCCTATTCGCGAAGAAGAGGGTGCTACTATCCGTGTGTTTTCCGGCTCTTCGATGGGTGTAACGGCCGCTACGAAAAATCATGTGCCTGTGACGATGGTGGAGTTAAATGTTGATGCAGGTGCGACAGTTATGCAAGACCTACCAGGAAGTTATAATGGTTTTATATATGTCTTAGAAGGACAAGGGGCGTTTGGCAAAGACAATACAATAGGCAAAGCAGGGCAGGTTCTCTGGCTCGAACGTGGATTAGATACCGAACAGACTGAATTGACCATTCATGCGACAGAGCAGCTACGCGTCGTGTTATATGCGGGACAGCCGATTGGCGAAAAAGTTGTTGCACGTGGGCCATTCGTTATGAATTCAGATGAAGAGATTGTTCAAGCATATAAAGATTACCATGAAGGCAAATTCGAGTAAGTAATTAAAGGAGAGAATGACATGGATGCATTTAATCAGCTAGTAACGGAAAGACGATCAGCAAATAACTTTTTGCCGAATAATCCAATCACACCAAGAGAGTTGGATGAAATTTTTAACGTCGTTAAAATGGCACCTTCAGCATTTAATTTGCAGCATACGAATTATTTAGTTGTCACAGACGATGACTTAAAGAGGAAAGTACAAAAAGCAGCGTTTGGGCAGTATAAAGTGGGTGTTGCTTCAGCGGTTATTATTGTGACGGGGGATAAGGCAGCTTATAAAAATACTGAAAAAGTATATGAGGGCTTGTTGATGTTAGGTATCCTCAACCAGCAACAATATGATCAAGAAGTTCAAGATGTTATCTCACTGTACGAAAGTAGAGGAGAGGAATTCCAACGCGACGAAGCTATTCGTAATGCGTCCTTGTCATCAATGTTATTTATGCTAGCAGCCAAAAATGCGGGATGGGCAACATGTCCGATGATTGGCTTTAATCCTGATGAACTCAAAAATCTATTGGAAATACCAGACGAACAGGAACCGGTATTAATGATTGTTCTTGGCAAAGAAAAAGTTGAAAGCAGACGACCAAGAGGCTATCGTAAACCTGTTGGGGAATTTGTGAAATACTATTAAAATGGACTATATACAATTGCAAAAGCCCTTGTAAATGGACAATCCATTTACAAGGGCTTTTATTAGTTTATGATGAAGTTTTTGCCGTGACTAATTTCTCTACAACTTGCAGGGCTTGATCAAAATCAGCTATCAAGTCATCGACATGCTCGAGTCCAACCGAGAAGCGAAGTAGACCATCCGTAATACCACGTTTTTCCCGTTCAGCTTTAGGCATCGCAGCGTGGGACATTTGTGCTGGATAAGAAAGAATAGATTCAACGCCGCCTAGGCTAACCGCGAAAACTGGGATTTTGACGTTTTCCACAAATGCTTGGGCTGTCTCTCTATTCGGCAAACGGAAGGACAGCACCGCGCCTGCACTTGTTGACTGTTTAGCATGGATAGCATGTCCTGGGTGACTTGCTAAACCAGGGTAAAACACTTCTTCAACTAGTGCATGTTCATCCAAATAGGTTGCAATTTTAGCCGCAGAGGCAGTTGACTGCGTGAAGCGAGCACCTAATGTTTTGATGCCTTGAATAAGTGCGTAGGAATCCTGTGCACCTAAAATAGCGCCGAAAGAATTTTGGATGAATGCTAAACGATTGCCAAGCTCTTCGTCCTTTGTCACAGCTAGCCCCGCAATAATATCACTATGTCCTGATAAAAACTTGGTTGCACTATGCAGAACAATATCGACACCAAGATCGAGTGGACGCTGATAAAGCGGCGACATGAATGTATTATCAAGGAATGTTAAGCAATCATGCGCTTTGGCAATATTGACCACTGCTTCAATATCCGTAATACCAAGACGTGGATTGGACGGTGTTTCGATGTAAACCAATTTCGTATTCGGTTGGATTGCTTGTTTGACTGCTTCTAAATCGCCCAAGTCTACAAAGGTATGGTCAATCCGGAATTTCGTTAACACCTCGGTAACAAAACGAAATGTTCCGCCGTAAACATCTTCAGTGATGACAATATGATCATCAGAAGATAACAGCATGAAAGCGGAAGAAATAGCGGCAATGCCAGAAGCAAATGCCAACCCCCTTGCACCGCCTTCTAATGCTGCAATTGTTTTTTCTAAAGCATCCCTTGTTGGATTTCCCGAACGGCTGTAATCATAAGGCCCAAACTTACCAAAGCTTTCTTGATGGAAAGTAGATGATAAGTAAATCGGAACGTTGACCGCACCTGTTTTTTGCTCGAAATCACCACGCGTCGATGCGTGGATAATTGTTGTTTCTAAGCGTTCTTTACTTGAACTCATAGCTGTGGCACCTCACTTTTTAATGTCGCAAAAACTTGCTTCAAATCGGCAATTAAGTCATCTGCATCCTCTACCCCAACCGAAAAACGTAAAAGCTTTTCATCGACACCCCGGCGTAGCCGTTCTTCCAGTGGGATATCTGCATGGGTTTGTGTTGTAGGGTAGGTAATGAAACTCTCAACGCCACCAAGGCTTTCTGCAAATGTAATTAGTTTCAGGTTTTGCAGGAACGAATCGACCCATTCACTTTCTTGCAGTCGGAATGACAGCATACCGCCTTTTCCTGGATAGAGCACGTCTTGAACAAGTGGCTCATTTTGTAAGTAATCTACAATAATTTTCGCATTGGCATCATGCTGTTTCATGCGCAAGTGAAGTGTCTTTAACCCACGGACGATTAACCACGAATCGAAAGGCGAGAGCACAGCGCCAATCGCGTTATGATTAGTACCAAGTTTCGTACAAAGCTCTTCACCTTTTGCCACAACCAACCCGGCAAGCACATCATTATGGCCCCCGATGTATTTCGTCGCACTATGTAGGACGATATCGGCACCGAGCTCAATAGGTCTCTGGAGATATGGTGTGTAAAATGTGTTATCGACAATGAGCAACAAATCATGCTTCTTAGCAAGTTCTGCAAATTGAGCAATATCAATTTCCTGCATCAACGGATTAGTTGGTGTTTCGATAAAAAGAGCTTTTGTCTTCCCTGTAATCAATTTCTCGGTCTCTTTGACATCTGTAAAGTCTGTGTACGACGTCGTAATTCCATAGACATCTGCATAATAGTCGAGCAAACGGTACGTTCCACCGTAAATATCTTCTGGTCCAATCAATTCATCGCCTGAACGAAACAGAGATAGTACTAATTGAATCGCAGCCATTCCCGAACTACAGGCATAGCCAGCATCTCCGCCTTCCAAGTTAGCAATCCCTTCTTCTAAGATGGAACGCGTTGGATTTTTTGTCCGAGAGTAGTCATAGCCAGTCGATTGACCGAGTCCATCGTGCTTGTAGGCTGTCGATAAATAAATCGGTGGATTCACGGCACCCGTTTTTGGGTCACTGTTATTTCCTAATTGTACAAGTCGCGTATCAAAACTGCTGTTTGTCATTTTCATCATCCTTTTTAATTGAAATAGTCTTATATAAAATACGCCTTGGCGTATTTTCGCCCAGAATTTCATCGAGCTTGCTCGATAAACTCCTTTGGAAATTCTGTGGCATCCTCCGGAGGATTTAATTTTATTCGGTGGGCTTTCCGAATAAAATTAAAAAGGCCCTCTAGTAGAAGAGGGCCCTCAAAAATATGAAGTCAATCTTCTCATCTGCAAGACGAACTGCGTCTAGTAGGAATTAGCACCATACCCCGAAATAGGCTGGTTGCTGAGACATCGCCGGGCCACTCCCTCCGTCTCTCTTGATAAGAATACAATATGAAGTTATTAGAAAAGATTAATTTATCCAACTCTATCATGTTATGAAAAGAAAGACAAGGGCGTATTTTTAGTTTCTTCCTCTCAACATCTGCATACGCTGATTAAATAATGTTGGGTAGGATAAAAAGCCAAGCAAGATACTCGTCACGGCGGCGGTCGTCAGTAATAGGAAGATAATGAGCAATTGGAACTGGACTGCCTGGACAGGATCTGCCCCCGCAATAATTTGTCCACTCATCATACCGGGTAGTTGAACTAGGCCGATTGTTTTCTGACTTTCAATCGTCGGAATCATACTTGCTTTAATCGACTGAAGAAGCTGTCGATGAATCGCTTGTTTTGGGGTGCCGCCGAGTGACAGGATCAGCTCTGTTTCGTCGCGATGTGCTTCCACTTCTGCTATAAATCGGTTGAGAAAGAGAATCGACAGCACCATCGAGTTACCAATCATCATGCCGCTGATGGAAATGATATATTGTGCGGTTGGCGGGACAATCCGGAAGCCGAGTAAAATACTTTGGGTCAACACTTCAATGGCGATTAACGTCACGGCGATTTTCCATGTAATACCTTCAATTGACTTCCCTTTTTTGCGCGCATTGTGTGTCGCGGCACCAATCATTAACGCTACCATTAGTAGTATATAAATCAGATTTTCGGAATCGAATACGAGTTTTAGTACATAGCCGACTGCAAGCAATTGAACGATGGAACGAATCGTCGCAATGATTGTATCTTTTTCCAACCCTAAGTGAAGTGTTTTTGAGAGCAGTAAAGGGATAGCAACAAAAATAAGTGTGATGGCTAAAGTTGCGTAACTCATCGACGGTCCCCCTGCACAAATTGCTGTACTAATGCATTCGTCGATGATTTCAATAAGTCGCTATTGCCTGTCTCGATGACCTCGCCGTCCATCATCACCCAGGTAAAATCCCCAATCGAGATGGCCTGTTCTAGATTATGCGTGATCCAGATAATCGTTGTATCGTATTTATGGTTGATATTGACGATTAATTGCTCAATTTCATACAATGAATTCCGGTCCAGTGCGGATGTAATCTCATCTAATAAAAGGATTTCAGATTGGTTGACGAGTGTACGGGCAATGGATACTTTTTGACGCTGTCCTCCGGATAAATCATCCGTCTTCCTATATAAAAAAGATTTCTCCAATCCGACATTATCTAAAATTCGGATAGCATCCTGTTCAGCTAATTTTTTGCCTTGAAGTTCGAGTGGCAATGCCAAATTGTGAAAGACGCTCCCTTTGATCATTGGGGCGCTTTGCAGTGCGATTCCGACTTGGCGGCGTAGCTTGATCGGGTCATAGGTAGAAATGGGTTTTGTGTGAATGAAAATATCTCCTGAAGTGGGAGATATCAAACCATTGCACAGTTTAAGCAGCGTCGTTTTCCCGGCGCCGGAAGGGCCAACAAGCGTTGTTATTTTTCCTTTTGGAAAGGAACCGGTAATCTTCTTTAAAATATGTATATCGTCAATCGAATAATTGACCTCATGAAAGTGAATGGCAGGTTTATCTGAATTTGACATGTAATTCTCCTTTATTACTTACTATATAAGTTGAATTAATTATTCTCCAGCTAATTGAAGTGAAGCCATGCATGCGGAAAACGTCTGCTCGTCGGATTATTTAATTCAATGTATATAGTAAATAAAGAAAAAAGACAAGGGATTATAAATCTACCTTGTCTTTTTTATTGATAGGTTCCTTATCTGTGACGTCGAGAATATCCAGCAGGAACACAAACACTGGAATCCCGATAATCAATCCCCAAACGCCAAAGAAGTTTTGCGAAAAAATGAGCACGATGAATGTATAAAAAACAGGTAAATCTGTTTTCGAAGACATCAGCTTCGGGTTTAAAATATACGCTTCAATCGCATGAATGATCATAATCGCCACCATCAAGTAAATGACAGTTAAGTATCCGCCAATCGTAAAACCAATGATGGTAAGAGGGACCAGAGAAATAATGACCCCTGCAACAGGGATAAGCCCTAAGAAGAAAATCATAATGGCCAATCCGATAATTTGTGGGAATCCAAGTATCATCAAAACAATGACTGATAAAACTGTATTCACGAGTGCAATAATGAACTGAGCTTCTATTACTTTCCCAAATGTACGCGAAAACTTTTTCCCGAAGAATTCAATTTCATAATAGAACGGGGCAATTTTACTATTTTTAAACTTGTTCGTGAATTCAATTAAACTTGGCTTTTCAAGAAGGAAAAACAAGCTTAAAATCAAAGCAATTAATACTTGTACACTCGTTTTACTAATATCTGTGAAGGACTTCAGTAAAAATGAAAATCCGTTTTCTAAATAGGCAGTTATTTTTTCGCTTGAGATTATAGATTCGATAAAACTAAGTAGCGGATTGTTATGTGTTGCTATAGAAAAGCTTGTAATTTGCTTAATAAGCTGGCTGATTTCCGTTGAAATAAGAGGTAAGTATTTAACAAGGCCGATTGTCAGAATACCAACAATCGTTGTATAGAGCAGTATGACGAGTAGTTTACGATTTAATCGGACGCGTCCGATTGTAAATTCAACAAGTCGATTCATTAAAAACGAAAAAATGAAAGTTAATAAGATTAAATTCATCATACTTCTTACGCTGAAAAGAATGAAAATGATTAAAGCAAAAATAATGACTCGTTTGACTCCTTTTTTTTTGAATAATTCTGTTATCGCATCCATATAAAACAGTGCCCCTCATGTCCGATTTTTTATGTGAAAAATACATCGTAGTTCCTTTTCTAATAGTATCCACTTGTCTGATAAAGATTACAAGCGAGAACTCTTTTATCTTCATTCAGCAGAAGACTCCCACCTCCAAGGTGGCGAGATAAATGCGGTTTGGTTTACTTGTTAGGCGGGTGTTCAAACGCCTGCTGAACGGGGAGGAATGAAGTGCAATTCCTCCTTGATAAATCCTTCCCCGATGTCACAGATTTTTAGAGGAGCTTAAGAAGGCAACCTAAGTACGCCGCGTCCTGCGGCAACGGTTGCATGACCCACGTCCTGTAGGCCCCGAGCTCGAAAAAAATCTGGACGCAATTACGCCAAGGCGTAATTGATTTGTCTATCGTACTTCATTTTGCACTTAAAAGTGTATAGTTATACTATAAACATTAAAGAGAATAGAAGGAGTTAGGGAATGGCTGAACAAATTGAGCTAATGATTATCGATGATTTGATTCAAGAGATTGTTCAAGGAAACTATCGAGCCAATGACCAATTTCCATCGGAAAATGAGCTTGCCGATCATTACGGAGTGCCGAGAATAAAAGTGCGGAATGCTTTTTTGAAGTTGGAGGACATGGGTTATCTTTATTCAAAGCAAGGGAAGGGACGTTTTTTAAAGCCGAAACAGCGCCAGATTGAATTGCATTTGACCGGAAGCTCAAGTTTTAGTGAGAAAATGAAACAGGCTAACTATGAGCTGGAAACTCAAAATCTTGGTTGTGAAAAAATTGCCTATGATCCAAAAATCTATATGAACTTGAATGTGCAGCAGGATGATGAAGTTTT comes from Sporosarcina sp. FSL K6-3457 and encodes:
- a CDS encoding bifunctional homocysteine S-methyltransferase/methylenetetrahydrofolate reductase → MANLLETMKERILIGDGAMGTLLYTNGVDRCFEELNLTHPERVLHVHQAYIEAGADVIQTNTYGANYIKLARYGLENSVEKINKTAVDIAKKAAGKNTFILGTIGGIHGSKTLIGTKEEIEQSFKQQLQCLLTEGVDGILLETYYDFDELTTVLNIARQATDIPIITNVSMHEAGVLQNGLALADALQQLEALGADVVGVNCGSGPYHILKALEEVPLPKKALLAAYPNASFPSYTDGKLTYENEPDYFGKLALNFREEGVGLLGGCCGTTPAHIRALVEGLTNRAHVQDKQVKAHDAKVNVTDSKALDKPTLLETVQKRHSIIVELDAPKHLNTATFFEGAQALHDVGVDAITLADNSLASPRICNASMGSLVKQRIGATPLVHITCRDRNLIGLQSHLMGLHTMGITELLAITGDPTKIGDFPGATSVFDMTSFELISMIKQFNEGISWSGKSLQQKTSFTVAAAFNPNVRHIDRAVQRMERKIEAGADYFITQPVYSPEKIIELYEATKHIQSPIYIGIMPLTSSQNAEFLHNEVPGIKLTDEVRARMGLFAGDREQSTREGIALAKELIDVALEHFHGIYLITPFMRYDMTVDLTKYINEKVGAGVTKKVEQAGSVVY
- a CDS encoding diguanylate cyclase domain-containing protein, giving the protein MDELTNFRIGVNPTIDEYQLIWENTNDAILILRNDGAIVQANPALKDILGWSLVEVEGVSRPPFFMDDFTSADHQKQLNVLRKGESTLYFETKRKHKDGTIKDVLASYRAINKDDVLAVAMYKDITREKHTQRQLTVTESCYRTLVEYSPDAILVQNDDALTFANPEAVKLLGAKNVDQLIGKAIWDFIEPTDEEDRSRVIDALKSLEAVKTEPMIEKLVRFDGTTIWVEMIAIPVQHEGERVIQAILRDITVRKYYEDQLTYMATYDPMTGVVNRSSFIDALEKAVEQKDAFAVLYLDLDKFKTINDSLGHAVGDELLIQFAGKMTDNIRSEDVVGRIGGDEFLILLQDMNPQKVEKIVSRMLKHFSEPYVIAGQEVLATSSIGIAMYPADGADVATLMDNADQALYKAKEKRNHFEFYRA
- a CDS encoding MarR family winged helix-turn-helix transcriptional regulator yields the protein MTEPILDKTFLSARNKRLGLLVWFRLSRFYNLSMRQTNQHLKQWDLSTAQFDVLVQIGLHQPITQQQLAGKLEVTKGNIAQLLKKMEALGWITRDQQWKTKYISLTEAGCCLYAEVVPQQEQFQASQFCGLNREEQVQLLNLLKKIQRTIENEEE
- a CDS encoding pirin family protein, with amino-acid sequence MISRGIRSVRDVVFQENSLTHKVGLVIEPGNWEEADPFLLMAEDFFVRGTFGMHPHRGIETVTYVIEGKLEHSDNKTGDGELLPGDVQWMTAGRGIIHTEDPAVGDTVRSLQLWVNLPSDKKMTEPRYQNMRAQDMPIREEEGATIRVFSGSSMGVTAATKNHVPVTMVELNVDAGATVMQDLPGSYNGFIYVLEGQGAFGKDNTIGKAGQVLWLERGLDTEQTELTIHATEQLRVVLYAGQPIGEKVVARGPFVMNSDEEIVQAYKDYHEGKFE
- a CDS encoding nitroreductase family protein; this encodes MDAFNQLVTERRSANNFLPNNPITPRELDEIFNVVKMAPSAFNLQHTNYLVVTDDDLKRKVQKAAFGQYKVGVASAVIIVTGDKAAYKNTEKVYEGLLMLGILNQQQYDQEVQDVISLYESRGEEFQRDEAIRNASLSSMLFMLAAKNAGWATCPMIGFNPDELKNLLEIPDEQEPVLMIVLGKEKVESRRPRGYRKPVGEFVKYY
- the metC gene encoding cystathionine beta-lyase, which codes for MSSSKERLETTIIHASTRGDFEQKTGAVNVPIYLSSTFHQESFGKFGPYDYSRSGNPTRDALEKTIAALEGGARGLAFASGIAAISSAFMLLSSDDHIVITEDVYGGTFRFVTEVLTKFRIDHTFVDLGDLEAVKQAIQPNTKLVYIETPSNPRLGITDIEAVVNIAKAHDCLTFLDNTFMSPLYQRPLDLGVDIVLHSATKFLSGHSDIIAGLAVTKDEELGNRLAFIQNSFGAILGAQDSYALIQGIKTLGARFTQSTASAAKIATYLDEHALVEEVFYPGLASHPGHAIHAKQSTSAGAVLSFRLPNRETAQAFVENVKIPVFAVSLGGVESILSYPAQMSHAAMPKAEREKRGITDGLLRFSVGLEHVDDLIADFDQALQVVEKLVTAKTSS
- a CDS encoding methionine biosynthesis PLP-dependent protein; its protein translation is MTNSSFDTRLVQLGNNSDPKTGAVNPPIYLSTAYKHDGLGQSTGYDYSRTKNPTRSILEEGIANLEGGDAGYACSSGMAAIQLVLSLFRSGDELIGPEDIYGGTYRLLDYYADVYGITTSYTDFTDVKETEKLITGKTKALFIETPTNPLMQEIDIAQFAELAKKHDLLLIVDNTFYTPYLQRPIELGADIVLHSATKYIGGHNDVLAGLVVAKGEELCTKLGTNHNAIGAVLSPFDSWLIVRGLKTLHLRMKQHDANAKIIVDYLQNEPLVQDVLYPGKGGMLSFRLQESEWVDSFLQNLKLITFAESLGGVESFITYPTTQTHADIPLEERLRRGVDEKLLRFSVGVEDADDLIADLKQVFATLKSEVPQL
- a CDS encoding ABC transporter permease, yielding MSYATLAITLIFVAIPLLLSKTLHLGLEKDTIIATIRSIVQLLAVGYVLKLVFDSENLIYILLMVALMIGAATHNARKKGKSIEGITWKIAVTLIAIEVLTQSILLGFRIVPPTAQYIISISGMMIGNSMVLSILFLNRFIAEVEAHRDETELILSLGGTPKQAIHRQLLQSIKASMIPTIESQKTIGLVQLPGMMSGQIIAGADPVQAVQFQLLIIFLLLTTAAVTSILLGFLSYPTLFNQRMQMLRGRN
- a CDS encoding ABC transporter ATP-binding protein, with translation MSNSDKPAIHFHEVNYSIDDIHILKKITGSFPKGKITTLVGPSGAGKTTLLKLCNGLISPTSGDIFIHTKPISTYDPIKLRRQVGIALQSAPMIKGSVFHNLALPLELQGKKLAEQDAIRILDNVGLEKSFLYRKTDDLSGGQRQKVSIARTLVNQSEILLLDEITSALDRNSLYEIEQLIVNINHKYDTTIIWITHNLEQAISIGDFTWVMMDGEVIETGNSDLLKSSTNALVQQFVQGDRR
- a CDS encoding AI-2E family transporter — protein: MDAITELFKKKGVKRVIIFALIIFILFSVRSMMNLILLTFIFSFLMNRLVEFTIGRVRLNRKLLVILLYTTIVGILTIGLVKYLPLISTEISQLIKQITSFSIATHNNPLLSFIESIISSEKITAYLENGFSFLLKSFTDISKTSVQVLIALILSLFFLLEKPSLIEFTNKFKNSKIAPFYYEIEFFGKKFSRTFGKVIEAQFIIALVNTVLSVIVLMILGFPQIIGLAIMIFFLGLIPVAGVIISLVPLTIIGFTIGGYLTVIYLMVAIMIIHAIEAYILNPKLMSSKTDLPVFYTFIVLIFSQNFFGVWGLIIGIPVFVFLLDILDVTDKEPINKKDKVDL